In Methanosarcina barkeri MS, a single window of DNA contains:
- a CDS encoding DUF2683 family protein, protein MHIIQARVKLSDRTNQVLNIVKAKYNLKDKSAALDLVVAQYEEKILESQYRPEFIKEMLDSENDEVIGPFENANELKAYIESLPDEDE, encoded by the coding sequence ATGCATATAATACAAGCTAGAGTTAAACTATCAGACAGGACAAACCAGGTTCTGAATATTGTTAAAGCCAAATATAACCTAAAAGATAAGAGTGCAGCTCTTGACTTAGTTGTAGCTCAGTATGAAGAGAAAATACTTGAGTCTCAATACAGGCCTGAGTTCATAAAAGAAATGCTTGATTCAGAGAATGACGAAGTGATTGGGCCATTTGAAAATGCCAATGAACTAAAAGCATACATCGAAAGCTTGCCTGATGAGGATGAGTAA
- a CDS encoding DUF998 domain-containing protein, with protein sequence MKLLNLKKMPLTSVGSFLAILIFLISLYASSQLYNGSYSILNNWISDLGNSTKNPTGYIYFDIGCILTGIAIIISAIGLAKWKITNRKQNYLILLSQYCEFLMAFALIMVGIFSEDYGRVHYVWASIYFILLFVFLIIVNITLKSHPSYIKWIWYYTFVSIFINFIFMFTVIIGFHIPILEWLAVLSGLLWIGLIGYNTLKLEKPMI encoded by the coding sequence ATGAAACTTTTGAATCTGAAAAAAATGCCTTTAACTAGTGTAGGGAGCTTTTTAGCTATCTTGATTTTTCTCATAAGTTTATATGCTTCGTCACAATTGTACAATGGTTCATATTCAATATTAAATAATTGGATAAGCGATTTAGGAAATTCAACTAAAAATCCAACTGGCTATATCTATTTTGACATTGGATGTATTTTAACAGGAATTGCTATTATAATATCGGCCATCGGACTGGCAAAATGGAAAATTACTAATCGTAAACAAAATTATCTAATCCTTTTATCACAATATTGTGAGTTCTTAATGGCATTTGCTCTTATTATGGTAGGTATATTTTCAGAAGATTATGGTAGAGTACATTATGTGTGGGCATCAATATACTTTATACTACTGTTTGTGTTTTTAATAATTGTAAATATTACACTAAAAAGTCATCCAAGCTACATAAAATGGATCTGGTACTATACCTTTGTATCAATTTTTATAAATTTTATATTCATGTTCACTGTTATAATTGGATTTCATATACCAATTTTAGAATGGTTAGCAGTACTTAGTGGATTACTCTGGATAGGGTTAATTGGATATAATACATTAAAGTTAGAAAAACCAATGATTTAG
- a CDS encoding type II toxin-antitoxin system RelE family toxin, protein MKGKLSKELRKLNKKNHVLFEAVFKKADEICITPQHYKNLNYPLNKYKRVHVDSNFVLCFSVNEKEQTVTLVKLAHHKDAY, encoded by the coding sequence ATCAAAGGAAAACTTTCAAAAGAGCTGAGAAAGTTAAACAAAAAGAATCATGTACTGTTTGAGGCAGTATTCAAGAAAGCTGATGAAATTTGCATTACTCCTCAGCACTACAAAAATCTCAACTATCCTTTGAATAAGTATAAGCGAGTGCATGTAGATTCTAATTTTGTACTATGTTTTTCTGTTAATGAAAAAGAACAGACTGTGACGTTAGTAAAATTGGCCCATCACAAAGATGCTTATTAA
- a CDS encoding YgiQ family radical SAM protein: MSLEEVKARGWEELDIILISGDAYVDHSSFGTAIIGRVLEDAGFRVGVIAQPRWDSPEDFKKLGKPRLFFSVSAGNTDSMVSNLTPGLKPRNKDAYSPGGKTGLRPNRSVIIYSNRIKEAFPEVPIVMGGIEASLRRFAHYDYLSDKVRQSILADAPADLIVYGMGELQIVEIAKRLQAGEDIRNIRDIPGTVWKMEVKAWKELKERAEKSDNRSNKKEQEKSEKEVLKKEKSEQGIPEKEKLEQEVLEKEKSGQEDEKIAEDATTFLKQYLEIPSFSEVSQDKTAFAKAFRIYFAEQNPVTGKGVIQPHPKTVIVQNRPMRLLTEAEMDHVYELPFTGETHPSYTEPVPALEMVKFSLTTHRGCFGGCAFCAITEHQGRMIASRSIESVLREAKKLTEKPDFKGIINGVGGPSANMYGMECKTWEKKGACLDKSCLYPRICPALDTSHKKLLELLRRLRELPGVKHVFTGYGVRYDLALKDEEYLGELCAYHISGQLRIAPEHFSRQVTNVMCKPGREVYEKFTQKFTELNRKCGKEQYIVNYLMSGHPGCTLEDMIEMAEYVRDHGGYTEQVQDFTPTPMTVSTCMYYTGLDPFTGKKVYVARGKKEKAMQRALMHYRNPANYELVYEALEKAGRLDLIGNAHKCLIRRKSKR, translated from the coding sequence ATGAGCCTTGAAGAAGTAAAAGCTCGCGGCTGGGAAGAGCTTGATATTATTCTGATTTCTGGGGACGCCTATGTAGACCATTCCAGTTTTGGCACGGCAATAATAGGAAGAGTTCTTGAAGATGCCGGTTTTAGAGTAGGAGTGATCGCCCAACCGCGCTGGGATAGCCCTGAAGATTTCAAAAAACTTGGAAAACCCAGACTATTTTTTTCCGTAAGTGCAGGAAATACAGACTCTATGGTCAGCAACCTGACCCCAGGCCTGAAACCGCGAAATAAGGATGCTTATTCCCCTGGAGGAAAAACAGGGCTTCGTCCTAACCGCTCCGTGATAATTTACTCGAACAGGATAAAAGAGGCTTTCCCTGAAGTGCCTATAGTAATGGGAGGTATTGAAGCTTCCTTACGTCGCTTTGCCCATTATGATTATCTTTCAGATAAGGTCAGGCAATCCATTCTGGCTGACGCGCCTGCTGACCTCATAGTCTACGGTATGGGAGAGCTTCAGATCGTAGAAATTGCAAAAAGACTGCAAGCCGGGGAAGATATCAGAAATATTAGAGATATCCCCGGCACAGTATGGAAGATGGAAGTTAAAGCCTGGAAGGAGCTCAAAGAAAGAGCGGAAAAGTCAGATAATAGGTCGAATAAAAAAGAACAGGAAAAATCAGAAAAGGAAGTACTGAAAAAGGAAAAATCGGAACAGGGAATACCGGAAAAGGAAAAATTGGAACAAGAAGTACTGGAAAAGGAAAAGTCAGGACAAGAAGACGAAAAAATAGCTGAGGACGCAACCACATTTTTAAAGCAATATCTCGAAATTCCTTCCTTTTCAGAGGTTTCTCAGGATAAAACAGCTTTTGCAAAGGCTTTTCGTATATATTTCGCGGAACAGAATCCTGTTACTGGAAAAGGGGTTATTCAGCCTCACCCGAAAACCGTAATCGTGCAGAACAGGCCAATGCGCCTTCTTACAGAGGCTGAAATGGACCATGTGTACGAACTGCCGTTCACTGGTGAAACCCATCCTTCCTATACCGAACCCGTTCCTGCCCTGGAAATGGTAAAATTCTCCCTTACAACGCACAGAGGCTGTTTCGGAGGTTGTGCTTTCTGTGCAATTACAGAACACCAGGGGCGCATGATTGCAAGCCGCAGTATCGAATCTGTCCTGCGTGAAGCAAAAAAGCTGACGGAAAAACCTGATTTCAAGGGCATTATAAATGGAGTTGGTGGCCCAAGCGCAAATATGTATGGCATGGAGTGTAAAACATGGGAAAAAAAAGGAGCCTGCTTGGACAAGTCCTGCCTTTATCCTCGCATTTGCCCTGCTCTGGATACCAGCCACAAAAAGCTGCTCGAACTCTTACGCCGCCTGCGCGAACTTCCAGGAGTTAAGCATGTCTTTACAGGCTACGGGGTACGTTATGACCTGGCTCTTAAGGATGAAGAGTACCTCGGAGAACTTTGCGCTTACCATATTAGCGGACAATTACGAATCGCACCTGAACACTTTTCGAGGCAGGTCACAAATGTAATGTGCAAGCCAGGCAGGGAAGTCTACGAGAAATTTACCCAGAAATTTACAGAGCTCAACCGAAAGTGCGGCAAAGAACAGTACATTGTAAACTACCTGATGTCAGGGCATCCGGGCTGTACCCTTGAAGATATGATAGAGATGGCGGAGTATGTGCGGGACCATGGAGGCTATACCGAACAAGTACAGGACTTTACCCCAACACCTATGACCGTATCGACATGCATGTATTATACAGGACTGGACCCATTCACAGGCAAAAAAGTATACGTTGCAAGAGGCAAGAAAGAAAAAGCGATGCAACGAGCCCTTATGCACTACAGGAACCCTGCAAATTACGAGCTTGTATATGAAGCTCTGGAGAAGGCAGGAAGACTTGACCTCATAGGTAATGCCCATAAGTGTTTGATAAGAAGAAAAAGTAAGCGGTAA
- a CDS encoding MBL fold metallo-hydrolase, which yields MEVRYICPTAYDSSVYLVNGKVLIDTGMNSDLIIKQLEKYIKLTDIELIVLTHCHYDHAAAAAVIAERSGAKVGIHKADLEGINDDYLSVAVIFGERAPEVRPTITYEEGDKIDIGNGEYLEVIHTPGHSKGSICLYEPVSKSLFSGDTVFPGGGSGRTDFEGSVPEKMASSIEKLTKLDVKNLYPGHGAPTDRDGNNQIMASYRMLKMMMGE from the coding sequence ATGGAAGTCCGGTATATTTGCCCTACAGCTTACGATTCCAGTGTCTATCTGGTAAATGGGAAAGTGCTGATCGACACAGGAATGAACAGCGACCTGATTATCAAGCAACTAGAGAAATATATAAAGCTAACCGACATTGAATTAATAGTCCTGACACATTGCCATTATGATCATGCCGCAGCAGCCGCAGTTATTGCCGAAAGAAGCGGTGCAAAAGTCGGAATACATAAAGCTGACCTGGAGGGCATAAATGATGACTACCTCAGCGTGGCCGTGATTTTTGGGGAGCGGGCTCCTGAAGTCAGGCCCACAATTACATATGAAGAAGGAGATAAAATTGACATCGGAAATGGAGAATACCTGGAAGTAATCCATACGCCGGGTCACTCAAAAGGAAGTATCTGCCTCTATGAGCCTGTCTCAAAAAGTCTTTTCTCCGGAGACACTGTATTTCCAGGCGGGGGTTCCGGAAGAACGGACTTTGAGGGCTCTGTGCCTGAAAAGATGGCTAGCTCAATAGAAAAGCTCACAAAACTGGATGTAAAAAACCTGTACCCTGGACACGGAGCTCCTACGGATAGAGATGGAAATAATCAGATTATGGCTTCCTACAGAATGTTAAAAATGATGATGGGCGAATAA